One Polaribacter sp. KT25b DNA segment encodes these proteins:
- a CDS encoding non-canonical purine NTP diphosphatase, producing the protein MKLVFATNNLNKLAEVQKMLPASIELLSLKDINCFDEVDETELTLEGNAKLKANYITEKFGFNCFADDTGLEVESLDGKPGVFSARFAGEPSNSEKNMKKLLSELEHKTNRKAQFRTAICLNIDKNQFIFEGICNGEILEKKHGEKGFGYDPIFKPEGYSVSFAEMSSEEKNKISHRGIAIQKLVAFLKKYNK; encoded by the coding sequence ATGAAACTGGTATTTGCCACCAACAACCTAAATAAACTTGCTGAAGTTCAAAAAATGTTACCTGCTTCTATAGAATTATTGAGTTTAAAAGACATTAATTGTTTTGATGAAGTTGATGAAACTGAGCTAACTTTAGAAGGAAATGCAAAATTAAAAGCGAATTATATTACAGAAAAATTTGGTTTTAATTGTTTTGCTGATGATACAGGTCTTGAAGTAGAAAGTTTAGATGGTAAACCTGGTGTTTTTTCTGCACGTTTTGCTGGTGAACCTAGCAATTCTGAAAAAAATATGAAAAAATTATTATCAGAATTAGAACATAAAACCAATAGAAAAGCACAATTTAGAACGGCTATTTGTCTTAATATTGATAAAAATCAATTTATATTTGAAGGTATTTGTAATGGTGAAATTCTAGAAAAAAAACATGGCGAAAAAGGTTTTGGTTATGATCCTATTTTTAAACCAGAAGGATATAGCGTTTCTTTTGCAGAAATGTCATCCGAAGAAAAAAATAAAATTTCTCATAGAGGAATTGCAATACAAAAATTAGTCGCTTTTTTAAAAAAGTATAACAAATAA